In Streptomyces canus, one DNA window encodes the following:
- a CDS encoding ricin-type beta-trefoil lectin domain protein, which translates to MNLRSPIHRRRTRRTSFLAALSLAAAALVSWSAPAAQAATETSITVDGSGTGRTFDGVGAISGGGGNTRLLIDYPEPQRGQILDYLFKPGYGASLQSLKIEIGGDTNTTDGAEASHEHTQGVVDCNQGYEWWLAEQAKTRNPDIKLYGLAWGAPGWVGGGSNTFFTSDAISYLTDWMGCAAQHKLDIDYLGGWNERGFNKTWYENLKSALVSKGYGATKLVAADDNWSVADAMAGDPTFKNAVDIVGVHYPCGYSNGGAIGNNSDFKSCASTSTAQNLGKPLWASENGSEDAEAGATSVARAVNRDYIDGRMTAYYNWPLVAALYPNTYFAFNGLAVANQPWSGHYSIAKTAWVLAHTSQFAQIGWQYQDSASGYLGGAKSNGSYVTLKSPNHSDYSTVIETVDATAAQSLTVHVTGGLSTGQVHVWGTDLNSPNDSDHFVHTTDVTPSGGSYTLALQPGYVYTVTTTTGQGKGTATAPSAAPLSLPYSNNFQTPATTTSPKYFTDMNGAFQTVACGGGRTGTCLRQMAPAAPVRWTGENYYAPYTLMGDDSWGNYTVTADTMFEQSGAVELLGRIGMQGRNDNGLQAYHLRVSSTGTWSIVKSVVNSNNTWGFTTLASGTTTAPGTSQWHTVSLTMQGSTISAKLDGTALGSVTDNSYTHGRAGLGTVDSTSSVNGGGYQTQQFDNFSVTPGSNPIPTRSGPVPSGLAGKCLDLNQGNTTNGTAVQLYDCNQKPGSQTWTYNVDGSLTIGGKCLDVVKQGVINGTLVDIWTCNGGDNQKWTQQADGSLRSMQSGRCLDVPGGNTANLTRLNIWSCNNGTNQKWTLP; encoded by the coding sequence ATGAACCTTAGGTCCCCGATCCACCGGCGACGCACGAGACGGACATCGTTCCTGGCCGCCCTCTCCCTCGCCGCCGCGGCGCTGGTGAGCTGGTCGGCGCCGGCGGCACAGGCGGCCACCGAGACCTCGATCACCGTCGACGGCTCCGGCACGGGCCGGACCTTCGACGGTGTGGGCGCGATCTCCGGCGGCGGCGGCAACACCCGGCTGCTGATCGACTATCCGGAGCCGCAGCGCGGCCAGATCCTCGACTACCTGTTCAAGCCCGGCTACGGCGCCTCGCTCCAGTCCCTCAAGATCGAAATAGGCGGCGACACCAACACCACCGACGGCGCCGAGGCCAGCCACGAGCACACCCAGGGCGTGGTCGACTGCAACCAGGGCTACGAGTGGTGGCTCGCGGAGCAGGCCAAGACCCGCAACCCCGACATCAAACTCTACGGGCTCGCCTGGGGCGCGCCCGGCTGGGTCGGTGGCGGCAGCAACACCTTCTTCACCTCCGACGCGATCAGCTACCTGACGGACTGGATGGGCTGCGCCGCCCAGCACAAGCTCGACATCGACTACCTGGGCGGCTGGAACGAGCGCGGCTTCAACAAGACTTGGTACGAGAACCTCAAGTCCGCCCTGGTCTCCAAGGGCTACGGTGCCACCAAGCTGGTCGCGGCCGACGACAACTGGTCGGTGGCCGACGCGATGGCCGGCGACCCGACGTTCAAGAACGCGGTGGACATCGTGGGCGTCCACTACCCCTGCGGCTACAGCAACGGCGGGGCCATCGGCAACAACTCCGACTTCAAGAGCTGCGCGAGCACCAGCACCGCGCAGAACCTCGGCAAACCGCTGTGGGCGAGCGAGAACGGGTCGGAGGACGCCGAGGCCGGCGCGACATCGGTCGCACGGGCCGTCAACCGGGACTACATCGACGGCCGTATGACGGCCTACTACAACTGGCCGCTCGTGGCCGCGCTCTATCCCAACACCTACTTCGCCTTCAACGGGCTGGCCGTCGCCAACCAGCCCTGGTCGGGCCACTACAGCATCGCCAAGACGGCCTGGGTCCTCGCACACACGTCCCAGTTCGCGCAGATCGGCTGGCAGTACCAGGACTCGGCCAGCGGCTACCTGGGCGGCGCCAAGTCCAACGGCAGCTACGTGACACTGAAGTCGCCGAACCACAGTGACTACAGCACCGTCATCGAGACGGTGGACGCCACGGCCGCGCAGTCCCTGACCGTTCACGTCACGGGCGGCCTGTCCACCGGCCAGGTGCACGTCTGGGGCACCGACCTCAACTCGCCCAACGACAGTGACCACTTCGTGCACACCACCGACGTCACCCCCTCCGGTGGCAGTTACACGCTGGCACTGCAGCCCGGCTACGTGTACACGGTCACCACGACGACCGGGCAGGGCAAGGGAACCGCCACCGCGCCCTCGGCGGCCCCCCTGAGCCTGCCGTACTCCAACAACTTCCAGACCCCGGCGACCACCACGTCCCCGAAGTACTTCACCGACATGAACGGCGCCTTCCAGACCGTGGCCTGCGGCGGAGGACGCACCGGCACCTGCCTGCGCCAGATGGCACCAGCGGCTCCCGTCCGCTGGACCGGCGAGAACTACTACGCGCCGTACACCCTCATGGGCGACGACTCATGGGGCAACTACACCGTCACGGCGGACACGATGTTCGAGCAGTCCGGAGCGGTGGAGCTGCTGGGCCGCATCGGCATGCAAGGTCGCAACGACAACGGCCTGCAGGCGTACCACCTGCGGGTGAGCAGCACCGGCACGTGGTCGATCGTCAAGTCCGTTGTCAACAGCAATAACACGTGGGGGTTCACGACCCTCGCCAGCGGCACTACAACGGCACCGGGCACCAGCCAGTGGCACACCGTCTCACTGACGATGCAGGGGTCGACCATCAGCGCCAAGCTCGACGGCACGGCTCTGGGCAGTGTCACGGACAACAGCTACACCCACGGCCGCGCCGGACTGGGCACCGTGGACTCCACCAGTAGCGTGAACGGGGGCGGTTACCAGACACAGCAGTTCGACAACTTCTCCGTCACCCCGGGGAGCAACCCGATCCCCACCCGTTCGGGCCCCGTGCCCTCCGGCCTCGCCGGCAAGTGCCTCGACCTCAACCAAGGCAACACCACCAACGGCACCGCGGTGCAGCTCTACGACTGCAACCAGAAGCCAGGGTCACAGACCTGGACCTACAACGTCGACGGCAGCCTGACCATCGGCGGGAAATGCCTGGATGTCGTAAAGCAGGGTGTGATCAACGGCACCCTCGTCGACATCTGGACCTGCAACGGCGGAGACAACCAGAAGTGGACTCAGCAGGCTGACGGCAGCCTGCGCAGCATGCAGTCCGGACGCTGCCTGGACGTCCC